The proteins below are encoded in one region of Planifilum fimeticola:
- the araA gene encoding L-arabinose isomerase has protein sequence MLDLKPYEFWFVTGSQHLYGADTLKKVEEHSLLMTKELNHDVTIPYKVAFKAVLTTPEAIRRLCIEANADDACAGVITWMHTFSPAKMWIAGLSELRKPLLHLHTQLNRDIPWDRIDMDFMNLNQSAHGDREYGFIGTRMGIARKVVAGFWKDIEVRNRIGSWMHTAVAFTEGRNLKVARFGDNMREVAVTEGDKVEAQIQFGWSVNGYGVGDLVQRVNEISEADVNQLVEEYIEVYEIDSEVRGNVAAWESVREQARMELGIRAFLKEGNFTAFTTTFEDLHGLKQLPGLAVQRLMAEGYGFGAEGDWKTAALVRTMKIMANGEGTSFMEDYTYHLEPGNEQILGSHMLEVCPTISAARPRVEVHPLSIGGKDDPARLVFDGKSGPAVNAALIDLGNRFRLVVNEVVAVKPEKRMPRLPVARVLWKPRPSLRESAEAWILAGGAHHTCFSYVVTAEQLVDWAEMAGIECVVIDEDTSPAKLRNELRWNEIVWNLSK, from the coding sequence ATATTGGATTTGAAACCTTATGAATTCTGGTTTGTTACGGGAAGTCAACACTTATATGGAGCGGATACGCTGAAAAAAGTAGAGGAACATTCTCTGTTAATGACAAAAGAGTTGAATCATGATGTAACCATCCCCTACAAGGTGGCATTTAAAGCGGTTTTAACGACTCCGGAAGCGATTCGCAGGCTGTGTATCGAAGCCAATGCGGATGATGCTTGTGCAGGTGTCATTACCTGGATGCATACATTTTCTCCTGCAAAAATGTGGATTGCGGGTCTTTCCGAACTGCGCAAGCCCCTTCTGCATTTGCATACCCAATTAAACCGCGATATTCCCTGGGACCGAATTGATATGGATTTCATGAATCTGAACCAATCGGCTCACGGCGACCGCGAATACGGATTTATCGGCACCCGGATGGGAATCGCACGCAAAGTTGTTGCAGGTTTCTGGAAAGACATTGAGGTGCGCAACAGGATTGGGAGTTGGATGCACACCGCTGTCGCCTTTACGGAGGGACGCAATCTCAAAGTGGCGAGGTTTGGCGACAACATGCGGGAGGTGGCTGTAACCGAGGGAGACAAGGTAGAAGCACAAATTCAATTTGGTTGGTCAGTCAACGGATACGGTGTGGGCGATCTCGTGCAACGGGTCAACGAAATTTCAGAGGCGGATGTAAATCAGCTTGTGGAAGAATATATCGAAGTATATGAAATCGATTCGGAAGTTCGCGGAAATGTTGCCGCCTGGGAATCCGTACGGGAACAGGCCCGCATGGAACTCGGCATTAGAGCCTTTTTGAAGGAAGGGAACTTTACTGCCTTTACCACCACTTTTGAGGATTTGCATGGCCTGAAACAGCTTCCGGGACTGGCGGTTCAACGCCTGATGGCCGAAGGCTACGGATTCGGTGCTGAAGGAGATTGGAAAACCGCAGCCTTGGTTCGCACGATGAAAATCATGGCGAACGGTGAAGGAACCTCTTTTATGGAAGACTATACTTATCATCTGGAACCCGGTAATGAACAAATTCTCGGGTCTCACATGCTGGAAGTGTGCCCGACCATTTCCGCCGCCCGTCCAAGAGTGGAAGTTCATCCCCTATCCATCGGCGGAAAAGATGATCCAGCACGTTTAGTCTTTGATGGCAAGTCTGGTCCTGCAGTTAACGCAGCACTGATCGATTTGGGCAATCGTTTCCGACTGGTTGTGAACGAAGTGGTTGCAGTGAAACCTGAAAAAAGAATGCCCCGGCTGCCGGTGGCCAGGGTTCTATGGAAACCGAGGCCCTCTTTGCGCGAATCGGCCGAGGCATGGATTCTTGCCGGGGGAGCCCATCATACCTGCTTTTCCTATGTGGTGACTGCGGAACAACTGGTGGATTGGGCAGAGATGGCGGGAATTGAATGCGTGGTGATCGACGAGGATACCTCGCCCGCGAAATTGCGCAACGAACTCAGGTGGAATGAAATCGTCTGGAATCTCAGCAAGTAA
- a CDS encoding GntR family transcriptional regulator, with protein MTSEHKKYKQVKEAIKAAILEGKIAPHQKISSENELVREFQVSRHTVRQAIGELVSEGWLYRQQGRGTFCADREKQSASRDNKTIAIITTYISDYIFPSIIRGAESYLSSKGYSVLLASTNNQIEQEARCLQNILSKQIEGMIVEPTKSAISNPNLSYYLNMELNRIPYVMINACYPELSPLSITVNDEMGGYIATEHLIQLGHRRIVGIFKRDDLQGVQRMKGFIRAHRAFQVPIRPGMIISFDTEEKFSKPKKVIRQMLSSNSERPTAIFCYNDEIAVQLFDVIRDLNLKVPEDISIVGFDDSHLAEATEIKLTTVKHPKITMGEVAAKLILEMIESKKSMSDMESIVYTPELVVRKSTASVKH; from the coding sequence ATGACATCTGAACACAAGAAATACAAGCAAGTAAAAGAGGCGATCAAAGCTGCCATTTTGGAAGGCAAAATTGCCCCTCATCAAAAGATTAGTTCGGAAAACGAATTGGTACGGGAATTTCAAGTCAGCAGGCATACGGTTAGACAAGCGATCGGCGAATTGGTGAGCGAAGGGTGGCTGTACAGGCAACAGGGAAGGGGTACGTTTTGCGCAGATCGGGAAAAGCAAAGCGCATCCCGCGACAATAAGACCATCGCGATCATTACCACATATATCTCGGATTATATTTTCCCTTCCATCATCAGGGGAGCCGAATCGTATTTGAGCAGCAAAGGGTATTCGGTGCTGTTGGCCAGTACGAACAATCAAATTGAACAAGAAGCCCGGTGCCTGCAAAATATATTGTCAAAGCAGATCGAGGGAATGATTGTTGAGCCGACAAAAAGCGCCATTTCCAATCCGAATCTAAGCTATTACCTAAATATGGAGCTCAATCGAATTCCTTATGTAATGATCAATGCCTGCTATCCGGAGTTGTCGCCGTTAAGCATCACAGTAAATGATGAAATGGGGGGTTATATAGCCACAGAGCATTTGATTCAATTAGGGCATCGCCGGATAGTAGGGATTTTCAAACGGGACGACTTGCAAGGTGTGCAGCGGATGAAAGGATTTATTCGGGCTCACAGGGCATTCCAAGTCCCCATCCGGCCTGGCATGATCATTTCCTTCGATACAGAGGAGAAGTTTAGCAAGCCCAAAAAAGTCATCCGCCAAATGTTGTCGTCAAATAGTGAAAGGCCGACCGCCATTTTTTGTTATAACGACGAGATTGCGGTTCAACTTTTTGATGTCATTCGCGATTTGAATTTGAAGGTTCCGGAAGACATCTCTATCGTTGGCTTTGATGACTCCCATCTGGCAGAAGCGACTGAAATCAAACTGACAACCGTCAAGCATCCCAAAATCACCATGGGGGAAGTTGCGGCGAAACTGATTCTCGAAATGATCGAGTCGAAGAAGTCGATGTCTGATATGGAATCGATTGTGTACACGCCGGAATTGGTGGTCAGAAAATCGACGGCCTCCGTCAAGCATTGA
- a CDS encoding ribulokinase: MGRNYSIGVDFGTESARAVLVDLESGEVVASHVKNYPHGVIDEELPGLGVKLDKDWALQNPSDYVEAFVIAVKEMLKKAEGVSPDEIVGIGIDFTSCTMLPVKRDGTPLCNLPSFRKHPHSWVKLWKHHAAQKEADRLNEVAGRMEDSFLPRYGGKISSEWLIPKIWQILNEAPEIYDEADRFIEAADWIVWQLTGRETRNTCTAGYKALWHKQKGFPDRSFFRSLDPRLENLVDEKLSRDLLPIGSKAGELTREMAEKTGLRPGIAVAAANVDAHVSAPAAGVVRPGTMLMIMGTSTCNILLGDEEKWVPGMCGVVEDGVIPGYYGYEAGQSAVGDIFAWFVKNGVPPAYHREAQEKGLSLHELLEQKAERMEAGESGLLALDWLNGNRSVLVDADLTGLILGLSLDTKPEEIYRAWIEATAFGQRMIMDTFIENGIPVDRLVACGGLPYKNQMLMQIYADVLNREVSVAAHLHTPAVGSAMFGAVAGGAFRSIVEASEKLAKLKPERFQPNQKNVQIYERLYQEYRRLHDLFGRGGNDVMKLLKQLKRGRGVPVSL; this comes from the coding sequence ATGGGCCGCAACTATTCCATCGGTGTTGATTTCGGCACGGAATCGGCGCGGGCTGTGTTGGTTGATTTGGAAAGCGGGGAAGTGGTGGCTTCCCATGTGAAGAATTATCCCCATGGGGTCATCGATGAGGAACTTCCCGGCTTGGGTGTCAAATTGGATAAGGATTGGGCGTTGCAGAATCCGAGCGATTATGTCGAAGCGTTTGTGATCGCAGTCAAAGAGATGCTGAAGAAAGCGGAGGGGGTATCCCCGGACGAAATTGTCGGGATTGGCATCGATTTTACTTCATGTACCATGCTGCCGGTAAAAAGGGATGGCACACCCTTATGCAATCTTCCTTCATTCCGAAAACATCCGCACAGTTGGGTGAAGCTTTGGAAGCATCACGCTGCTCAAAAGGAAGCGGACCGATTAAATGAAGTGGCCGGCCGGATGGAGGATTCCTTTTTGCCCCGTTACGGCGGAAAAATATCATCGGAATGGTTGATCCCGAAGATCTGGCAAATTCTGAATGAGGCTCCCGAGATCTATGATGAGGCGGATCGTTTCATCGAAGCCGCCGATTGGATCGTCTGGCAATTGACGGGCCGGGAGACCCGAAATACATGTACGGCCGGGTACAAGGCATTATGGCATAAACAGAAGGGTTTTCCCGACAGGTCTTTCTTCCGAAGCCTGGATCCCCGGTTGGAAAACCTCGTAGACGAGAAGCTTTCCCGTGACCTGCTGCCGATTGGCAGCAAGGCGGGAGAGCTGACCAGGGAAATGGCGGAAAAAACCGGTCTTCGGCCGGGTATCGCCGTAGCCGCGGCCAATGTGGATGCGCATGTTTCGGCTCCGGCCGCCGGTGTCGTACGCCCCGGCACGATGTTAATGATTATGGGCACTTCCACTTGCAATATCCTGCTCGGTGATGAGGAAAAATGGGTGCCGGGGATGTGTGGCGTTGTGGAGGACGGGGTTATCCCGGGTTATTACGGTTATGAAGCGGGGCAGTCGGCGGTCGGGGATATATTCGCGTGGTTTGTGAAAAACGGGGTCCCGCCGGCTTATCACCGGGAGGCCCAGGAAAAGGGTTTGTCTCTTCACGAGTTGTTGGAGCAGAAAGCGGAGCGAATGGAAGCGGGTGAAAGCGGTCTCTTGGCCCTCGATTGGTTAAACGGGAACCGCTCTGTCCTCGTGGATGCGGATTTGACGGGTCTCATACTGGGGCTTTCGTTGGATACAAAGCCGGAGGAGATTTACCGGGCGTGGATCGAGGCGACGGCTTTCGGTCAACGGATGATTATGGACACCTTCATTGAAAACGGAATCCCCGTCGACCGGTTGGTGGCCTGCGGCGGTCTGCCTTACAAGAATCAGATGCTTATGCAAATTTACGCCGACGTTTTGAATCGGGAGGTTTCGGTGGCCGCCCATTTGCACACGCCTGCGGTGGGTTCGGCGATGTTCGGGGCCGTTGCGGGGGGCGCATTCAGAAGTATCGTCGAAGCGTCGGAGAAACTCGCCAAGCTCAAGCCCGAAAGGTTTCAGCCGAATCAAAAGAACGTGCAGATTTACGAACGGCTGTATCAAGAATACCGACGTCTCCATGATCTGTTCGGAAGGGGCGGAAATGACGTGATGAAGTTGTTGAAACAACTGAAGCGGGGGAGAGGTGTTCCTGTATCGCTGTGA
- the araD gene encoding L-ribulose-5-phosphate 4-epimerase, with protein sequence MFEELKRRVWEANLQLPKHALVTFTWGNVSEIDRDRGIVAIKPSGVPYEELKIDDIVLVDLEGNVLEGNLKPSSDTPTHLVLYRAFPSIGGIVHTHSPWATSWAQAGLPIPALGTTHADYYYGEIPCTRKMTESEIRGEYERETGNVIVETFQERDPTRVLGVLVNQHGPFCWGKDASEAVYHAVVLEEVAKMAYHTVALNPEIDAISQPLLDRHFFRKHGSSAYYGQTPRTRTS encoded by the coding sequence TTGTTCGAAGAGTTGAAACGAAGGGTATGGGAGGCCAATTTGCAGCTTCCGAAACATGCATTGGTTACGTTTACGTGGGGAAATGTAAGCGAAATCGATAGAGATCGCGGGATTGTCGCCATCAAGCCGAGCGGTGTGCCGTATGAAGAACTGAAGATCGATGACATTGTTCTCGTCGACTTGGAGGGCAATGTCTTGGAAGGGAACTTAAAACCGTCCTCCGATACCCCGACCCATTTGGTTTTGTACAGAGCTTTTCCGTCCATCGGCGGGATTGTTCATACCCATTCACCTTGGGCGACCAGCTGGGCTCAGGCGGGCCTGCCGATACCGGCGTTGGGAACGACTCATGCCGATTACTATTACGGGGAAATTCCCTGCACGAGAAAAATGACGGAGTCTGAAATTCGGGGTGAGTACGAACGGGAGACCGGAAACGTCATCGTCGAGACATTCCAGGAAAGGGATCCAACGCGCGTCCTCGGCGTCCTTGTCAATCAGCACGGGCCTTTTTGTTGGGGAAAAGACGCATCGGAAGCCGTTTATCATGCGGTCGTCCTCGAAGAGGTGGCGAAGATGGCTTATCATACGGTTGCCCTCAACCCGGAAATCGACGCGATCAGCCAACCCTTGCTTGACCGGCATTTTTTCCGGAAGCACGGTTCAAGCGCATACTACGGCCAGACTCCAAGGACTCGGACTTCCTAG
- a CDS encoding ABC transporter substrate-binding protein: MLSAGCSRAADTSSDGKTILTLWTFASQHVEFYEKMAEEWNNRHPDKRIELRIEMYPFNEMHNKLLLSLYSKVGAPDIADIEIGKFANYLKGEPQLVPLNDIVEPVKDRLVQSRIDIYSRDGTVYGIDFHVGATVIFYNKEILDQAGVDPDQINTWEDFVAAGKQVKEKTGKPMTTVDVTEFFAFWPLIIQQGSDYLDQSGKVILDNEINIKTLTFLYDLIYNHKIAIPAPGGGHHAEEYYGFMNQGGAASVIMPMWYMGRFTDFMPDLKGKMIIRPLPAWEEGGLRSAGMGGTGTVVTNQSEHPELAKEFLSFAKLSKEGNIKVWEILGFDPIRWDVWDEPEMKAPNKYTEYFGKGIFDTLLEVKDEINSPNIGEKTPLVNGVVGSSVLYHAIKTREKTPSEALREAAVRLKQ, from the coding sequence ATGTTATCTGCGGGCTGCTCCAGGGCCGCCGATACCTCTTCCGATGGAAAAACCATTTTGACCCTCTGGACGTTTGCCAGTCAGCACGTCGAGTTTTATGAAAAAATGGCGGAGGAGTGGAACAATCGACACCCGGACAAGCGGATTGAACTCAGGATTGAAATGTATCCCTTCAACGAAATGCATAATAAATTGTTGCTGTCTCTTTATTCCAAGGTAGGAGCTCCTGATATTGCGGATATAGAAATCGGAAAATTTGCAAACTATCTAAAGGGAGAGCCGCAGCTTGTACCGCTGAATGATATCGTGGAGCCGGTGAAAGATCGGCTTGTACAATCGCGAATCGACATTTACAGCAGAGATGGGACGGTTTACGGCATCGACTTTCACGTGGGTGCCACCGTCATATTTTACAATAAGGAAATTCTGGATCAGGCGGGAGTGGATCCGGACCAAATCAATACGTGGGAGGATTTTGTCGCCGCAGGAAAGCAAGTGAAAGAAAAAACCGGCAAACCGATGACGACGGTGGATGTGACCGAGTTCTTCGCTTTTTGGCCCCTCATTATCCAACAAGGATCCGATTATCTCGATCAAAGCGGCAAAGTGATCCTGGATAACGAAATCAATATCAAGACGCTGACATTTCTGTATGACCTGATCTACAATCATAAAATTGCGATTCCTGCACCGGGCGGGGGACATCACGCGGAAGAATATTATGGTTTTATGAATCAAGGGGGAGCCGCTTCCGTGATCATGCCCATGTGGTACATGGGTCGTTTCACGGATTTTATGCCTGATCTGAAAGGAAAAATGATCATTCGTCCGCTGCCCGCCTGGGAAGAGGGAGGACTGCGGTCAGCAGGCATGGGAGGGACGGGGACCGTTGTGACGAACCAATCCGAGCATCCCGAATTGGCGAAGGAGTTTCTCAGCTTCGCCAAACTGTCGAAGGAAGGAAATATAAAAGTTTGGGAAATCCTCGGTTTCGATCCGATAAGGTGGGATGTGTGGGATGAGCCTGAAATGAAAGCCCCCAACAAATATACGGAATACTTCGGCAAGGGGATTTTTGACACGTTGTTGGAAGTCAAAGATGAAATCAACTCGCCCAACATCGGAGAAAAAACGCCGCTAGTGAACGGGGTCGTGGGAAGCAGCGTACTCTACCATGCGATCAAAACGAGGGAAAAAACGCCTTCCGAAGCGTTGAGAGAAGCGGCGGTACGGCTGAAGCAGTGA
- a CDS encoding carbohydrate ABC transporter permease — translation MKRVPVSTSSWFPVKIKTRRQRRNVLFSQKYAPYIMVAPFVLSFLLFFLYPIINTVIMSFQEIYPGQRNFVGLENYYKLLNPQFYTAVFNTAVYTLWTLIILIPVPLVLAVILHSKLTPFSSVFRSALFIPALTSVIVAGVVFRLIFGESESSLANALLVKLGFSPQQWMMQWDTGMFLMVLLASWRWMGVNVLYFLAGLQNIPKELYEAAEMDGAGPLMKFFRITLPLLKPVTVYVLTISIYGGFRMFEESFVYWQNHSPGDIGLTITGYLYMQGFENFDLGFGAAIGLVLLLIVLTLNFVQLKFFGVFRKEDG, via the coding sequence ATGAAACGTGTTCCCGTTTCTACGTCCTCTTGGTTTCCCGTAAAGATCAAAACAAGAAGACAGAGAAGAAATGTTCTTTTCTCCCAAAAATACGCGCCTTATATCATGGTCGCCCCGTTTGTTCTCTCTTTTCTTCTGTTTTTTCTCTATCCGATCATCAACACCGTGATTATGAGCTTTCAGGAAATTTATCCCGGGCAGAGAAACTTTGTCGGTCTGGAAAACTACTATAAATTGCTCAATCCGCAATTTTATACTGCAGTGTTTAATACCGCCGTCTACACCCTGTGGACGCTGATCATTTTGATCCCCGTTCCTCTTGTTTTGGCTGTCATCCTCCATTCAAAGTTGACCCCGTTCAGCAGCGTGTTCAGGTCGGCCTTGTTCATTCCGGCACTTACCTCCGTGATTGTGGCCGGGGTCGTCTTTCGGTTGATATTCGGCGAATCGGAATCTTCGTTGGCCAATGCGTTGTTGGTTAAATTGGGTTTTTCACCCCAGCAGTGGATGATGCAATGGGATACCGGGATGTTTCTCATGGTCTTGCTCGCATCCTGGCGATGGATGGGAGTCAATGTTCTGTATTTCTTGGCCGGTCTGCAGAACATCCCCAAAGAATTGTACGAAGCCGCCGAAATGGACGGGGCGGGACCGCTCATGAAGTTTTTCCGCATCACGTTGCCTCTGTTAAAACCGGTCACGGTCTACGTTCTCACCATTAGCATTTACGGCGGATTCCGGATGTTCGAAGAGAGTTTCGTCTATTGGCAGAACCATTCGCCGGGGGATATCGGCTTGACGATTACCGGTTATCTGTATATGCAGGGATTCGAGAATTTCGACTTGGGCTTCGGAGCGGCGATTGGTTTGGTCCTGCTGCTGATCGTACTCACGCTCAATTTTGTCCAACTTAAATTTTTCGGCGTGTTTCGCAAGGAGGACGGATGA
- a CDS encoding carbohydrate ABC transporter permease, translated as MMNMLSATAERRVVLRVFIAIFLVGLSFVVLFPFVALLLASFKSASELMRFGLNLRLDFDVLSLKNYLYLFSEQGKIYWTWYKNSLLITLLFTAISLFLSSLVGYALAVYNFKGKNTVLFLVLFLMMIPLEILMLPLFEEMIAFRLVDTYWGVIVPFAVSPFAVFFFRQYAVSLPRDLLDAARIDGCSEFGIYLRIMSPLMIPAFGAMGILQALHSWNNFLWPLVVLRTDEMFTLPIGLAGLLTPYGNNYDVLISGAVLTVIPIIILFFFFQRYFISGLTIGAVKE; from the coding sequence ATGATGAATATGCTCAGTGCTACGGCGGAAAGACGAGTGGTGCTCAGGGTTTTTATAGCGATTTTTTTGGTGGGTCTCAGCTTTGTTGTGCTTTTCCCGTTTGTGGCCTTGTTGCTGGCGTCCTTTAAATCAGCGAGTGAATTGATGCGTTTCGGATTGAATCTCCGGCTGGATTTTGATGTGTTGAGCCTGAAAAACTATCTGTATCTCTTCTCGGAACAAGGGAAGATATATTGGACTTGGTACAAAAACAGTTTGCTGATCACTCTTTTGTTCACGGCGATCTCCCTATTTCTCTCCTCTCTGGTTGGTTATGCCCTGGCGGTATATAACTTCAAAGGGAAGAACACGGTTCTCTTTTTGGTGCTGTTCCTGATGATGATTCCGCTGGAAATCCTGATGCTGCCGCTGTTTGAGGAGATGATCGCGTTCCGGCTCGTCGATACTTATTGGGGTGTCATCGTCCCTTTTGCTGTTTCTCCCTTTGCGGTTTTCTTCTTCCGACAATACGCCGTAAGTTTGCCGAGGGATTTGCTGGATGCGGCGCGGATTGACGGTTGCTCGGAATTCGGAATCTATCTGCGAATCATGAGTCCCTTGATGATTCCGGCTTTTGGTGCCATGGGAATTTTGCAGGCATTGCATAGTTGGAATAATTTCCTGTGGCCGCTGGTCGTCCTGCGCACGGACGAAATGTTTACGCTTCCCATCGGTCTCGCCGGTTTGTTGACCCCTTACGGAAACAACTACGATGTTTTGATTTCCGGTGCCGTTCTAACGGTGATTCCCATCATCATTTTGTTCTTCTTTTTCCAACGGTATTTTATCTCCGGGCTCACCATCGGGGCGGTCAAGGAGTAA
- a CDS encoding alpha-N-arabinofuranosidase, whose product MTDRLKAKMVLDRDFKISDVDPRIYGSFIEHLGRAVYGGIYEPDHPLADERGFRTDVMELVKRLNVPIIRYPGGNFVSGYNWEDGVGPVDKRPRRLELAWKSIETNQVGTNEFVEWSKLVNSEVMMAVNLGTRGIDAARNLVEYCNHPGGTYWSDLRISHGYRKPHDIKIWCLGNEMDGPWQIGHKTAEEYGRLAVETARAMKMVDPEIELVSCGSSGSSMPTFPEWEAITLEHTYDEVDYISLHSYYGNRNNDTPSFLAKSLDMDQFIRTVVATCDYVKAKKRSKKTLYLSFDEWNVWYHSNEEDKKIEPWSVAPPLLEDVYNFEDALLVGCMLITLLKHADRVKIACLAQLVNVIAPIMTENGGRAWKQTIYYPFLHASTYGRGTALNPVVSSPKYDCAEFTDVPYLESVAVYNEEREELTIFAVNRHLTEPLLLECDARSFENYRVIEHIILEHEDLKAVNTAEEERVKPHHNGNAEMKEGMVTASLPKASWNVIRLKNKKP is encoded by the coding sequence ATGACAGACCGGTTGAAAGCAAAAATGGTGCTTGACAGGGACTTCAAAATCTCGGACGTTGACCCGAGGATCTATGGTTCGTTTATCGAACACCTCGGCAGAGCCGTGTATGGAGGGATTTATGAACCGGACCATCCCCTTGCCGATGAGCGCGGTTTTCGGACGGATGTGATGGAGCTGGTCAAGCGGTTGAACGTGCCGATTATTCGCTATCCGGGGGGGAATTTTGTATCGGGGTATAACTGGGAAGACGGTGTGGGGCCTGTTGATAAGAGGCCGCGCCGGCTGGAGTTGGCTTGGAAAAGCATCGAGACGAACCAGGTGGGAACCAACGAATTTGTCGAATGGTCCAAGTTGGTGAACAGCGAAGTGATGATGGCCGTCAATTTGGGAACCCGCGGAATCGATGCCGCCAGAAATTTGGTGGAATATTGCAATCACCCGGGCGGAACATACTGGAGTGACCTGCGCATTTCCCACGGATATAGGAAGCCGCATGATATCAAAATATGGTGTTTGGGGAACGAGATGGACGGCCCGTGGCAGATCGGGCACAAAACCGCGGAAGAATATGGACGCCTGGCGGTGGAAACGGCCAGAGCGATGAAAATGGTCGATCCGGAGATTGAGCTGGTTTCTTGCGGCAGTTCCGGTTCCTCGATGCCCACTTTCCCCGAGTGGGAAGCGATCACGCTGGAACACACGTATGATGAGGTGGACTACATCTCACTGCATTCATACTATGGAAACCGAAACAATGATACGCCCAGCTTTTTGGCGAAATCGCTGGATATGGATCAATTTATCCGCACTGTGGTTGCTACCTGCGATTATGTCAAAGCGAAAAAGCGGAGCAAGAAGACATTATACCTCAGTTTTGACGAATGGAATGTTTGGTACCACTCCAATGAAGAGGATAAAAAAATCGAACCGTGGTCGGTGGCTCCACCTTTGTTGGAGGATGTCTACAACTTTGAAGATGCTTTGCTGGTCGGATGCATGTTGATTACGCTCTTAAAACACGCGGATCGCGTGAAAATCGCTTGTCTGGCGCAATTGGTCAATGTGATTGCACCCATTATGACGGAAAACGGCGGGAGGGCTTGGAAACAAACCATCTATTATCCGTTTTTGCATGCTTCCACTTATGGAAGAGGAACTGCACTCAATCCGGTCGTATCCTCTCCCAAATACGATTGCGCCGAATTTACGGATGTTCCCTATCTGGAATCGGTTGCCGTATACAATGAAGAACGCGAAGAATTGACGATTTTTGCGGTGAACCGTCACCTGACCGAACCGCTTCTGCTGGAATGCGATGCCAGAAGTTTTGAGAATTACCGGGTCATTGAACATATCATACTGGAACATGAGGATTTAAAAGCGGTCAACACGGCGGAGGAAGAGCGGGTCAAGCCCCATCATAACGGCAACGCCGAAATGAAGGAAGGAATGGTGACGGCGAGTCTGCCCAAGGCGTCCTGGAACGTGATTCGATTGAAGAACAAGAAGCCTTGA
- a CDS encoding GntR family transcriptional regulator — MRRGFDETKPIYLQVKERIEDQIISGQLEEGDRIPSTTQLVQFYKINHLTVSKAIHLLVEEGILYKKRGVGMFMAEGAKEKLLRRRRDQFVDRYLLPMIREAERLGMTEEDVIHLIRSQKERDQG; from the coding sequence TTGAGACGCGGTTTTGATGAGACGAAGCCGATTTATCTGCAGGTCAAGGAACGGATAGAAGATCAGATCATCAGCGGCCAGCTGGAGGAAGGGGACCGGATTCCTTCCACGACGCAGCTCGTCCAATTCTACAAGATCAATCACCTGACGGTTTCCAAGGCCATTCACCTGTTGGTGGAAGAGGGGATCCTATACAAAAAAAGAGGTGTTGGGATGTTTATGGCAGAGGGCGCCAAAGAAAAGTTGCTCCGCCGGCGCAGGGACCAGTTTGTGGATCGCTACCTCCTGCCGATGATTCGGGAAGCGGAGCGGTTGGGGATGACGGAAGAGGATGTGATCCATTTGATCAGGTCGCAAAAGGAGAGGGATCAAGGGTGA